The window AGGCCATCGCCGCGCGGGAGGCCGGTGCGGAGGTGCTCGGGATCTCCCTCGTGACCAACCTCGCCGCCGGTATGACCGGCGAGCCGCTCAACCACGAGGAGGTGCTCCAGGCGGGTCGCGACTCGGCGACGCGCATGGGAGCGCTCCTCAACCAGGTCCTGGGCCGGCTGTAGCGTTTTCGCCCCCGCCGCCCTCGCCGCCCCTGCCCTTCCCGTCACTTCCTCGGGTGCTGCAGCCCCCAGGGACGGGAAGCGCGGGGCGGCGGGGGCGAAGAAATCCGGGCTCGGGGTACACCCACACGTACGACGAACGAAAAGAGGTCGACCCTCGTGCAGGACGAACTCATCGCGCAGGCCGAGGCATGGCTCGCCGAGGACCCCGACGCGGACACCCGTGAGGAACTCGCCAAGCTCATCGACGCCGAGGACACCGCGGAGCTCACCGCACGCTTCAGCGGCACCCTCCAGTTCGGCACGGCGGGCCTGCGCGGCGAACTGGGCGCCGGCCCGATGCGCATGAACCGCTCGGTCGTCATCCGCGCCGCCGCCGGTCTCGCCGCGTACCTGAAGGCGAAGGGACAGACGGGCGGCCTGGTCGTCATCGGCTACGACGCCCGCCACAAGTCCGCCGACTTCGCGCGCGACACCGCCGCGGTCATGACGGGCGCCGGCCTGCGCGCCGCCGTACTCCCCCGGCCCCTCCCGACCCCGGTCCTCGCGTACGCCATACGGCATCTGGGCGCGGTGGCGGGCGTCGAGGTGACGGCCAGCCACAACCCCCCGCGCGACAACGGCTACAAGGTCTACCTCGGCGACGGCTCCCAGATCGTCCCCCCGGCGGACGCGGAGATCGCCGCCGAGATCGCCGCGGTGGCGCGCCTCGCGGACGTCCCCCGCCCGGACTCCGGCTGGGAGACCCTCGACGACGGCGTCCTGAACGCCTACCTGGCCCGCACGGACGAGGTGCTGGCCCCCGGCTCGCCCCGGATCGCCCGCACGGTCTACACGGCGATGCACGGCGTCGGCAAGGAGACCCTCCTCGCGGCGTTCGCGCGGGCCGGCTTCCCCGCGCCCGTCCTCGTGGCCGAGCAGGCCGAGCCGGACCCGGACTTCCCCACGGTCGCGTTCCCGAACCCGGAGGAGCCGGGCGCGATGGACCTGGCCTTCGCGAAGGCCCGCGAGACCGACCCCGACCTGATCATCGCGAACGACCCGGACGCGGACCGCTGCGCCGCGGCCGTCAAGGACGGCGCCGGGGACTGGCGCATGCTGCGCGGCGACGAGGTGGGCGCCCTCCTCGCGGCGCACCTGGTCCGCCGGGGCGTACGGGGCACCTTCGCGGAGTCGATCGTCTCGTCGTCCCTCCTCGGCCGGATCGCCGGGAAGGCGGGCCTCCCGTACGAGGAGACCCTGACGGGCTTCAAGTGGATCGCCCGGGTGGAGGGCCTGCGGTACGGCTACGAGGAGGCGCTGGGCTACTGCGTCGACCCCGAGGGCGTCCGGGACAAGGACGGCATCACGGCGGCCCTCCTGATCACTGAGCTGGCCTCCGGGCTCAAGGCGGACGGCCGCTCGCTCCTCGACCTCCTGGACGACCTCGCCGTGGAGCACGGTCTGCACGCCACCGACCAGCTCGCGGTCCGGGTGGACGACCTGTCGCTGATCACGGACGCGATGCGCCGCCTGCGCGAACAGCCCCCGACCCAGCTCGCGGGACTGCCCGTCACCCGGTCCGAGGACCTCACCCAGGGGACGGACAGGCTGCCGCCCACGGACGGGCTGCGCTACACGCTGGACGGCGCCCGTGTCATCGTCCGCCCCAGCGGTACGGAGCCGAAGCTGAAGTGCTACCTGGAGGTCGTGGTGCCGGTGGGCACCCACGAGGGCCTTCCGGCGGCGCGCGCGAAGGCGGCGGAGCTGCTGGCGGCGGTCAAGCGGGACCTGTCGGCGGCGGCGGGCATCTGACGGCCGGCGTCACCCGAGGGCCCGACGGGTGTCCGCCGCCGCGGACACCCGCCGGTACCTCCGGTCCGGGACGATCCCCGGCCGCCTGCCGGGGGACGGCCGTCAGAGGCCGTACCGGCTCTTCAGGTGGCGCCAGAAGTCCCGGAACATCCACTTGTCGAACTCGGTGATCTGGGCGGCGCTGCCCGCCTTCATGAGGAAGCAGCACTGGCCGGTCGGGGACCAGTCGTAGAAGTCGTCCAGCCCGAAGGTGTGGCCGACCTCGTGCAGGTAGATGTGGATGTTCTCCTGCGCCAGGGCGTTCGTGAAGTACTCCTGGCCGACGCGCTGGCCCCAGTCGCCGCCCGCGCCGCCCTGGAAGCCCTTGGTGAGCCAGAGGGACTGGTCGTAGTGGCGGGCCGCGCCGCCCGGACAGCGGGAGTAGTTGCCGTCCTGGTGGAAGAAGCGGCCGCAGTCGGGTGCGCACTGCGGGGCGCCTCCCCCGTCGAGGTTTCCGGCGTAGATGTCGACGGAGTTGTCGGTCCACTGGAGTGTGGAGCGGTTCTTCACCGCCCAGCCGACGATGTTGACCGGCACGTTGGTGTACGGCCAGGCGTTGTGGCCCTTGCCGTTGTCGACCATGGCCGACATCCACTTGCCGAACTGCTTCTTCAGCGCGGTGTGGACCCGGTCGCGCAGGGCCGCGCTGACCGGGGCGTCGGACTCCCAGCGCACGCAGTAGTTGACGCTTCCCCGGTTGGCCATGACCTGGTCCCAGCCGTAGTTGCGGAAGCCGTGGAGGTCGGGGTAGGTCGACGAGACGTGGTTCCACACCTCGCCCAGCGGCTGTACGAGGTTCGCGGGCGGGTTCCACTCCTCTGCGGCCTGCGCCGGGGACGCCGTCGTGGCGGGGGCGACGACCAGGGCGATCAGGGCGGCGAGCAGGGTGGCCAGACGCGCCAAGAGTCTGTGCACGGTGAACTCCCTTGGTGGGGGACGGGATTTCACCTCCTGGTCGCCGCCGGTCCCCTCGCGGGTTGCCCGCCGCGCATGAGCGACTTCCGCGGCGGCCCGCCGCCCGGAGCCGGCAGGCGTTCGTGGCCCGGGACCGCGCCCGTCAGCCCAGCACGACCAGCAACGCCGCCCACACCAGTGCCAGCACCACGGCCAGCGGCCAGAGCGGGCGGCCGCGTTCGGGGACGGTGCTCTCCCCGGTGGGCCGCAGCGCGGGGTCCGTGCGCATGGCCGACAGCTCGGCCGCCAGCGCGTCGTACGGGTGGACCAGGCCGCGCCGTCGCTCGAACCAGGCCCAGCGCGGCGCCGCGACCGACCAGTCGTCGTCCCGCCAGCGGAGCTTCAGCTCGAAGGACCGGCGGCGGACGGAGCGGATGTCGTCCCAGGGAACGTGCCGGGGGCCGCCGAGTCCGGTGACCCACAGGCCCGAGCGGTCCGCCGTGATGCGCCAGGCGAGCTTCACGGGGACGCGGACGGCCCCGTAGAGGCCGAGCGCGACGACGAGGGTCAGCTTCCAGAGCGACAGGTCCGACCCGGTGATGCCGGACCAGGCGAGCCAGCCGCCCCACTGCACCAGCAGCGCGGCGGCCACCCAGTCCAGCCAGCCCGCACTCCAGCGGCGCACCGGGGCGGGGACGCGGTCCACGACCGACTCCCTCGCCTGCTCGGCCAGTTGGCGGTTCTGCTCCTCGCGGGCCTTCTCCTTGGCGATGCGCCGGGCGCCGGCGCCCGGCGACAGCGGCCGGACCGGTCCCGTCGACCACTCCGTCAGCGGCGGCTGGTCGGAGTCCTCGTCGGCGCTGAGGACCACGACCTCGGCGCCGTCGAAGGGAGCGCCGTAGAGGACGGCCTCGCGGACCGGGCCGGGGGTGTCGTCGTCGGCCGCGTCGAGGAGCCGCTCCAGTTCCTCGTCGGCGCCCGGCTCGTCGTCGCCGTCGGCCTCGTCGTCTTCCTCGTCACCGTCGTACGAGGTCAGGTCCACGGTGAACAGCGGCCGGAGCGCCGCGAGGTCGTCCGACGCGTACACCTCCGTGGTGCCCTGCGCGTCGTCGCGTACGAGGACGCGCAGTACGGGTGCGGGGGTCCGCCGCAGCGCGACGGCCCGGTGGCGGCCGAGCCACGCCGAGGCGATGGCGGTCACGCCGAGCCCTGCCAGGTAGAAGGCCAGGACCCAGGAGACCCGGCGGTCGTCGGCCGTGCCCCACAGCCGGGCGGTGGCGCCGGTGAGTACTCCGAGGCCGAGCACGACGAGGCCGAGCGGGAGCAGGAAGCGGCCGCGAAGCACCTTCGCGTCCGCGTCCGGAGTCCGCGCCGTGCCCTCTGAGGCGGCGTCCAGCGCCTGGTCGATCTGTGCGCCCCGGGCCCGCAGGCGTACGGCGACGACGACCCAGGAGACCACCACGACGAACGCCACGACGGCGGTCACGACCCACGGCTGCGACGGTGCCTCCATCGCGAGCGCGAGGAGCAGCGCGGGCGCTCCGGCCCAGACCAGTTCGGGCCGCGCGAGCACCCACAGGACGTACACCGCGAAGCCCGCCGCGACGAACGGCCACAGTCCGCCGAGCATCGCGGCCCAGGCGCCCGCGCAGAACGCGAGGGTGGTCACGGCGCCGGCGATCGACCTGCGCACCCGCAGGAACGTCCAGCGCGGCGGCAGCGCGGCCGACCAGCCCGCCGCCCGCCCGGACGTCCAGTCCCGGCAGTCGTCGGGTATCGCTGCCGCGGGCAGCCGCAGCGGCTCGTCGTACGGCACATGCACTCCTGGATCGCGTGGGAACGCCGGTGGCGGCACCGGCGCGGCACTGGTGACAGTAGCGACCGAAACGCGCCGCCCCGACCGGCGGACGCCCCTGCCCCGACGGAGGTGCCACCCTCTCGTACGGCCGAACGTGCCCATCGCCTCAAGCCCGGCGCGTCGATCCCCGGGACGTCCCGCCGTCGGCGCGCGGTTTCCGGTGGTGCGGAGCGGGGCTCGGGGTCAGCCCACGGCCAGCAGGATCGCCAGCAGGACGGCTCCGGCCGCGGCGGGTCCCACGATCTCGTAGGCCCACCGCACCGACACCTCTCCCTGGGCCCGCGGGTCCTTGCCGCGGGCGTCCATCAGCTCGCGCAGCTCGTGCATGGTCTGGTCGCTCTGGGCGCGTACGGGCCCGTTGTGCGCGGGTGAGGGGTGGCGGGGCTGCCCGCCGCGGGTGCGCGCGGCGTCACCCCTGTCCTCCTTGCGGGCCGCCCTCTTGCGGGCGCGCAGGGAGACCGGGACGGCCCACACCTGGTACTTGGTGCCGGCCTGGTCGAGCACCTCGTTCGAGTAGCCGGACCTGAACGCCTCGACCGTCCCCCAGGGCAGGACGATCACCCGGAAGGGGTTACGGATGCGCAGCCGCTCCTCGTTCGCGTACACGGCCGGGCGCAGGGTGAAGGCGGCGACCAGCGGGACGAGCAGGAGCAGCGTGGCCAGCGCCAGCCACGGCGCCCGGCCCTCGCCCGTGACCAGCGCGTCGATGCCGAGCCAGCCCGCGATCGCGAGCAGCAGCACACCGCCCGCGACGCCGGAGGGCGACCGGTAGACCCGGTCCTTGAACTGGGGTTCCGGTGTTTCCGGTGCGGGTGGCTGGTGGTCCGGGGTCGTCATGATGCCGATTCTGCCCGACGCCGTGGGACGCGCTCGTGGGCGGTGCCCCGCGGGGGGTCGTACGTCGGCTGCGGGCCGCCGGCGGCGGGGCGGAAAGGCGGGACAGCGGGACGAGCACCGGGGCTGTACAGCCGCTACGCGCGTAGATATGCTCGTCTGGTGACCATGCCCACCACTGCAACCTCCGCCGCCGCTGAGCGCGCGGGAGGCACACCCAGCGCTCACGCACTCACGGACGTGGCCGCGTCGGACAGCACGCTGCGCCGCTTCCTCCACGGGCTGCCCGGCGTCGACACGGTCGGCCTGGAGGCGCGCGCCGCCTCGCTCGGCACCCGTTCGATCAAGACGACCGCCAAGGCGTACGCCATCGACCTCGCCATCTCGATGGTCGACCTGACGACGCTGGAAGGCGCGGACACCCCGGGCAAGGTCCGGGCACTCGGCGTCAAGGCCGTCCACCCGGACCCCACGGACCGTACGGCCCCGACCACCGCCGCCGTCTGCGTCTACCCCGACATGGTGACCACCGCGAAGGAGGCCGTCGCCGGTTCCGGCGTGAAGGTCGCCTCCGTCGCGACCGCCTTCCCGGCCGGCCGCGCCGCGCTCGACGTGAAGCTCGCCGACGTGCGGGACGCGGTCGCCGCGGGCGCCGACGAGATCGACATGGTCATCGACCGCGGGGCGTTCCTCGCGGGCCACTACGCGAAGGTGTACGACGAGATCGTCGCCGTGAAGGAGGCCTCGGGCGCCGCCCGCCTGAAGGTCATCTTCGAGACCGGCGAGCTGTCGACGTACGACAACATCCGGCGTGCGAGCTGGCTCGGCATGCTGGCGGGCGCGGACTTCATCAAGACCTCGACGGGCAAGGTCGCGGTCAACGCCACGCCCGCGAACACCCTGCTCATGCTGGAGGCCGTCCGTGACTTCCGCGCGCAGACCGGGGTCCAGATCGGCGTGAAGCCCGCCGGCGGCATCCGCACCACGAAGGACGCCGTCAAGTTCCTGGTCCTGGTCAAGGAGACCGCGGGCGAGGACTGGCTGGACAACCACTGGTTCCGCTTCGGCGCGTCCTCGCTCCTGAACGACCTGCTGATGCAGCGTCAGAAGCTGGCCACCGGCCGCTACTCCGGCCCCGACTACGTGACGGTGGACTGATCACCATGGCTTCCGTATTTGAGTACGCACCGGCTCCCGAGTCCCGGTCGGTCGTCGACATCGCCCCCTCCTACGGCCTGTTCATCGACGGCGAGTTCGTGGAGGCGGCGGACGGCAGGGTCTTCAAGACCGTCTCGCCGTCCACCGAGGAGGTCCTCTCCGAGGTCGCCCAGGCGGGCGCCGAGGACGTCGACCGCGCGGTGAAGGCCGCCCGCAGGGCCTTCGGGAAGTGGTCCGCGCTGCCCGGCTCCGAGCGCGCCAAGTACCTCTTCCGCATCGCCCGGATCATCCAGGAGCGCAGCCGCGAGCTGGCCGTCCTGGAGACCCTGGACAACGGGAAGCCCATCAAGGAGACGCGCGACGCGGACCTCCCCCTGGTGGCCGCGCACTTCTTCTACTACGCGGGCTGGGCCGACAAGCTCGACCACGCGGGCTTCGGCACGAACCCCGCGCCCCTCGGCGTCGCGGGCCAGGTCATCCCCTGGAACTTCCCGCTCCTGATGCTGGCCTGGAAGATCGCCCCGGCGCTCGCGACGGGCAACACGGTCGTCCTGAAGCCCGCGGAGACCACCCCCCTGTCGGCGCTGTTCTTCGCGGACATCTGCCGCCAGGCGGGCCTGCCCAGGGGCGTCGTCAACATCCTTCCCGGATACGGGGACACGGGCGCGGCCCTCGTCGAGCACCCGGACGTCAACAAGGTCGCCTTCACGGGCTCCACCGCGGTCGGCAAGGCCATCGCACGCCAGGTGGCCGGCACGAGGAAGAAGGTCACGCTCGAACTCGGCGGCAAGGGCGCGAACATCGTCTTCGACGACGCGCCCATCGACCAGGCCGTCGAGGGCATCGTCACGGGCATCTTCTTCAACCAGGGCCAGGTCTGCTGCGCAGGCTCCCGCCTCCTGGTCCAGGAGTCGATCCAGGACGAGCTGCTGGACTCCCTCAAGCGCAGGCTCTCGACCCTGCGCCTGGGCGACCCGCTCGACAAGAACACCGACATCGGCGCGATCAACTCGGCCGAACAGCTCTCGCGCATCACCACGCTCGTCGAGCGGGGCGAGGCCGAGGGCGCCGAGCGCTGGTCCCCGTCCTGCGAACTGCCGTCCTCCGGCTACTGGTTCGCCCCGACGCTCTTCACGAACGTCACCCAGGCACACACCGTCGCACGCGACGAGATCTTCGGCCCGGTGCTGTCCGTCCTGACCTTCCGTACGCCGGACGAGGCGGTCGCGAAGGCCAACAACAGCCAGTACGGCCTGTCGGCGGGCATCTGGACCGAGAAGGGTTCCCGGATCCTGGCGGTCGCGAACAAGCTGCGCGCGGGTGTCGTCTGGTCCAACACGTTCAACAAGTTCGACCCGACCTCGCCGTTCGGCGGCTACAAGGAGTCGGGCTACGGCCGCGAGGGCGGCCGTCACGGCCTGGAGGCGTACCTCGATGTCTGAGAAGCCGAAGAACACCGAGAAGGCAGAGCGGCAGCGCCTGAGTGTCTTCAAGACCTACAAGCTGTACGTCGGCGGGAAGTTCCCGCGTTCCGAGAGCGGCCGGGTGTACGAGGTGACCGACTCGAAGGGCAAGTGGCTGGCCAACGCGCCGCGCGCGAGCCGCAAGGACGCCCGTGACGCGGTCGTCGCCGCCCGCAAGGCGTTCGGCGGCTGGTCCGGCGCGACCGCGTACAACCGCGGCCAGATCCTCTACCGCGTCGCGGAGATGCTGGAGGGCCGCAGGAGCCAGTTCGTCCACGAGGTCGCCGACGCCGAGGGCCTGTCGAAGGCGAAGGCCGCCGAGCAGGTCGAGGCGGCGATCGACCGCTGGGTCTGGTACGCGGGCTGGACCGACAAGATCGGCCAGGTGGTCGGCGGCGGGAACCCGGTGGCGGGCCCGTTCTTCAACCTCTCGACGCCCGAGCCGACGGGCGTGGTGACGGTCCTGGCTCCCCAGGAGTCGTCCTTCCTCGGGCTGGTCTCGGTGATCGCCCCGGTGATCGCGACCGGCAACACGGCGGTCGTGATCGCGAGCGAGAGGTCCCCGCTCCCCGCCCTGTCGCTGGGCGAGGTGCTGGCGACCTCGGACCTCCCCGGTGGCGTGGTCAACGTCCTGTCCGGCGGTACGGCGGAGATCGCGGCCCCGCTGGCCGCACACCAGGACGTCAACGCGATCGACCTGGCCGGGGCCGACGAGGCGCTCGCGAAGGAACTGGAGATCGCGGCCGCGGACAACCTCAAGCGGGTCGTCCGTCCACAGCCTGTGGATTACTTCGACACGCCGGGCATCGAGCGCCTCACGGCCTTCCTGGAGACGAAGACGGTGTGGCACCCGACGGGTGCGCTGGGCGCGTCCGGCTCCTCGTACTGAGCCCCGCCGGCCCGTAGCAGGAGACCGGCCGGGTCGCGACGTCGCACGTGACCCGCCGGGCCCACCGGGCCGTACGCGCCCCGCCGGGCCGCGGCCGAGGCCAGGGATCCCGACCTGTGTTCCAGGGGTCCCGTCCGACGGGAGAGCCGCGCTTCCCCTCCGTCCGGGGGAAGCGCGGCTCTCTCCTGCCGTGTCTCGCGGGGACCGCGGTTCAGCGCAGCAGTCCCGTCGCCGGTCCCAGCACGGGAACACTGCCCAGCGACTGCGCCTGCGCGACCGGCGCCGTCAGCATGGTCGTCGCCAGCGGCGGGAAGTCGGCCACCTGGGTGGCGAGTCCGTTGTCGAGCGGGTCGACGCCCGTGCCCGCCAGCGGGTTGGGCTTCAGCCCCGCCACCGGCCCGGTCACGTATCCGACGGTCCCGGTCAGCGCCTGGAGACCGGCCTGCGGGTCGATGTTGCCCATGGAGGTGGGCCGGGTGCGGACCACGTCCAGGACCGGGTCGGTGTCCGCGACCGCGGAGGTCGCACCCGCGCCCACCGCGATGCCCGCGGTCGTGAGGGCCAGCAACGCGCGCCGGGCGGTCGGGTTCTGGGAGGCCGAGTGTCGTGCCATCGCTGCTGCCACCTTCTGATGCGCAAAGTAATCAGGACGACACGAAGGGTAGTTGAGGTGTGACGCGCACTCCAAAGGCGACCCGCGGGGTCTGCCTGGAGCGTCGGATGCCGCACACTGGTGTCTCGTGAGTTCCCCTCTCCCGATACGCGCCCGCGTCGTGCTGCTGTGCGGCCCCTCCGGCTCCGGCAAGTCCCTTCTCGCGGCCCGCTCCGGCCTTCCGGTGCTGCGGCTCGACGACTTCTACAAAGAGGGCGACGACCCCACGCTGCCGCAGGTGGTGGGCAGTTCGGACATCGACTGGGACCACCCGCTGTCGTGGGACGCGGACGTGGCGGTCGCCGCGCTCTCGCAGCTGTGCGCGACGGGGCGTACGAGCGTTCCCGTGTACGACATCTCCCTGAGCGCGCGTACCGGCTCGGAGGACATCGACTTCACGGGGGCCCCGGTCTTCATCGCCGAGGGCATCTTCGCGGCGGAGATCGTGGAGCGGTGCCGGGAGGCCGGGGTCCTCGCCGACGCGCTGTGCCT of the Streptomyces aurantiacus genome contains:
- a CDS encoding aldehyde dehydrogenase family protein; translation: MASVFEYAPAPESRSVVDIAPSYGLFIDGEFVEAADGRVFKTVSPSTEEVLSEVAQAGAEDVDRAVKAARRAFGKWSALPGSERAKYLFRIARIIQERSRELAVLETLDNGKPIKETRDADLPLVAAHFFYYAGWADKLDHAGFGTNPAPLGVAGQVIPWNFPLLMLAWKIAPALATGNTVVLKPAETTPLSALFFADICRQAGLPRGVVNILPGYGDTGAALVEHPDVNKVAFTGSTAVGKAIARQVAGTRKKVTLELGGKGANIVFDDAPIDQAVEGIVTGIFFNQGQVCCAGSRLLVQESIQDELLDSLKRRLSTLRLGDPLDKNTDIGAINSAEQLSRITTLVERGEAEGAERWSPSCELPSSGYWFAPTLFTNVTQAHTVARDEIFGPVLSVLTFRTPDEAVAKANNSQYGLSAGIWTEKGSRILAVANKLRAGVVWSNTFNKFDPTSPFGGYKESGYGREGGRHGLEAYLDV
- a CDS encoding phospho-sugar mutase, whose protein sequence is MQDELIAQAEAWLAEDPDADTREELAKLIDAEDTAELTARFSGTLQFGTAGLRGELGAGPMRMNRSVVIRAAAGLAAYLKAKGQTGGLVVIGYDARHKSADFARDTAAVMTGAGLRAAVLPRPLPTPVLAYAIRHLGAVAGVEVTASHNPPRDNGYKVYLGDGSQIVPPADAEIAAEIAAVARLADVPRPDSGWETLDDGVLNAYLARTDEVLAPGSPRIARTVYTAMHGVGKETLLAAFARAGFPAPVLVAEQAEPDPDFPTVAFPNPEEPGAMDLAFAKARETDPDLIIANDPDADRCAAAVKDGAGDWRMLRGDEVGALLAAHLVRRGVRGTFAESIVSSSLLGRIAGKAGLPYEETLTGFKWIARVEGLRYGYEEALGYCVDPEGVRDKDGITAALLITELASGLKADGRSLLDLLDDLAVEHGLHATDQLAVRVDDLSLITDAMRRLREQPPTQLAGLPVTRSEDLTQGTDRLPPTDGLRYTLDGARVIVRPSGTEPKLKCYLEVVVPVGTHEGLPAARAKAAELLAAVKRDLSAAAGI
- the deoC gene encoding deoxyribose-phosphate aldolase — protein: MPTTATSAAAERAGGTPSAHALTDVAASDSTLRRFLHGLPGVDTVGLEARAASLGTRSIKTTAKAYAIDLAISMVDLTTLEGADTPGKVRALGVKAVHPDPTDRTAPTTAAVCVYPDMVTTAKEAVAGSGVKVASVATAFPAGRAALDVKLADVRDAVAAGADEIDMVIDRGAFLAGHYAKVYDEIVAVKEASGAARLKVIFETGELSTYDNIRRASWLGMLAGADFIKTSTGKVAVNATPANTLLMLEAVRDFRAQTGVQIGVKPAGGIRTTKDAVKFLVLVKETAGEDWLDNHWFRFGASSLLNDLLMQRQKLATGRYSGPDYVTVD
- a CDS encoding aldehyde dehydrogenase family protein, with protein sequence MSEKPKNTEKAERQRLSVFKTYKLYVGGKFPRSESGRVYEVTDSKGKWLANAPRASRKDARDAVVAARKAFGGWSGATAYNRGQILYRVAEMLEGRRSQFVHEVADAEGLSKAKAAEQVEAAIDRWVWYAGWTDKIGQVVGGGNPVAGPFFNLSTPEPTGVVTVLAPQESSFLGLVSVIAPVIATGNTAVVIASERSPLPALSLGEVLATSDLPGGVVNVLSGGTAEIAAPLAAHQDVNAIDLAGADEALAKELEIAAADNLKRVVRPQPVDYFDTPGIERLTAFLETKTVWHPTGALGASGSSY
- a CDS encoding uridine kinase family protein, which codes for MSSPLPIRARVVLLCGPSGSGKSLLAARSGLPVLRLDDFYKEGDDPTLPQVVGSSDIDWDHPLSWDADVAVAALSQLCATGRTSVPVYDISLSARTGSEDIDFTGAPVFIAEGIFAAEIVERCREAGVLADALCLSRGAVTTFRRRFLRDLREGRKSVPFLLRRGWRLMRDERSIVARQTALGAYACDRDEALERLADASRSTREVIGDVRVPGSPPRPAAEPHDVTAPHS
- a CDS encoding PH domain-containing protein, which translates into the protein MTTPDHQPPAPETPEPQFKDRVYRSPSGVAGGVLLLAIAGWLGIDALVTGEGRAPWLALATLLLLVPLVAAFTLRPAVYANEERLRIRNPFRVIVLPWGTVEAFRSGYSNEVLDQAGTKYQVWAVPVSLRARKRAARKEDRGDAARTRGGQPRHPSPAHNGPVRAQSDQTMHELRELMDARGKDPRAQGEVSVRWAYEIVGPAAAGAVLLAILLAVG